GAACGCCCGGCTCGGCCGGTTCACCAACTCGACCAACCTGTTCGACCTGGCGGCGGTCGCCGTCCCGGCCGGCGAGGTGAACGGCCTGCCGTTCGGCGTCATGCTGATCGGCCCGGCGTTCACGGACGAGCGGCTCGCGCGCGTCGCCGGTCTGCTCACCACCCCACCGCTGCGTCTCGCGGTGGTCGGCGCGCACCTGTCCGGGCAGCCGTTGAACGGGCAACTGCTCGCCCTGGGCGGGCGACTGGTGCGCACGACCACGACCGCGCCCGCCTACCGGCTGTACGCGCTGGACACGGTCCCGCCGAAGCCGGGCCTTGTCCGGGCCCGCGAAGGCGGTGCCGCGATCGAGACCGAGGTGTGGCAGCTGCCGGCCGAGGGGCTCGGCGCGCTCCTCGCGGCGCTGCCCCGACCGATGGCGCTGGGCAGCGTCGAACTCGCGGACGGAACCTCCGTACCCGGCTTCCTCTGCGAGCCGGAGGCGCTGGACGGCGCCCGCGAGATCACCTCGTACGGAGGCTGGCGCGCCGCCCTCGCCGCGACTTCGTAGGGGCGTCTGTCTGTCGTGCTGCGCCCGGACTGCGCGCGCCTGCTGTTCCCGGCCTGAGGAAGGCCCGCCGCGACGGCGGGCCTTCGCCTGCCTTGTCTACCTGGTCGAACTCTCGGTGGAGCCCAGGTACTTGCCGGGCCCTCCGTCGCGCACGGTGTCGAGGGTCACGCAGTGGAACGATCCGCCGAAGCTGTAGACGTGCCGGAAGTCCACCGGCACGCACCTGAAGCCCCAGGCGGTCAGGGCGTCGATGAGCGGCTGCTCCTGGCGCTCCACGACGACCGTCTCCGGATCCAGGGACAGCACGTTCATGCTCACCCACGGGCTGCAGAAGTACATCGGCCAGTCCGACGGCAGCGTCGGAGCGGGCGCCGGCAGGATCTCCCAGCCCTCGAACAACGTGTGAGGGACGTACCGTTCGGGATTCACCAGCAGCTTCCCCGGGGCCAGCGGAGCGAGGGTGGCGTCGATGTGCATGGCGTGCGGGTCATCGGTCTCGATGACCGAGACGGTGAACTCCGGCCCCAGGGCCCGCCGGACCCAGTCGATGCCGAAGTCGTTGGTGACATGGCTGCGCTGTACGACGATGTCCTGGCCGAACCGGAGGAAGTCGGCGGCGTCGAAGACCGGTTCGAACTCGGTGACGGCCCAGCGCTCCCTGTCGGGAGAGTCCGCGCCGCCGGGCGTCTGGTACAGCTCGTCCGTCAACTGCGGCCGGGGCGCCGGCATCCAGCGGGCCCCGCGCCGGAACCACGACTTGAGCAGCGTCCGGAAGGCGTCCCCTTCGTGGTACCGGCACCGCCAGGACATCGGCGCCTCGATGACGGCGTCCCCCACGACCATCAGCAGGTCCCGGGGCATGCCCGCGTACAGGCCGCCCGCGGACTCCCAGTGCGGAGTCCGGAACGGCCGCGCGTGATTGACCGCGTCGGGCCGCACCACACTGATGCCCTCGCCCTCCAGGACCTCGGCCAGTGCGTCCAGTTCCTCCTCGGCCGCCTTGAGGTGGGCGGCAGGGAACGGCAGCCCGCCCTCCTCCTTGCTGTTGCGCCACGCCGATTCGGGCAACGTGTGCGCCAGCGACTCCTGCCAGCCGGGGAAGACCCCGCCGGAGAGAGAGCCGACGACGACTTCGCGCAGCGGATCCCACTCGGTGTACGAGTTGAGCGCTACGGCGGACAGGTCGACCTCCTCGCCGGGCCTGGCGGTGGCGCGGCCGATCGCGTCTGCCCGCGCTCGTGTCCGTTCCCGTTCCTGTTCCCGTTCCAACTGTTCCTCCGTAGATTTTCGCAGGGGGAAGCACGGCGCCCCGTGCGGAGGACGCCGTGGGTGAAGTCGCTGTGCGGTCTTCGCCGCTCCGTGTCTAGCGCGCGCCGGCCAGTCCGCCCGCCGTCTCGCCGCCGTCGATCACGAAGGACGGACCGGTCACGAACGCGGCGTCGGGGGAGGGGAGGCAGTGGATCAGGGGGGCGATCACCTCGGGTGCGCCCAGGCGTTGCAGCGGTACGACCCCGGCCTGCTCGGCGAGCTGCCGCTCGCTGTACTCGGCCCGCTGCACGGGCGTCAGCACGTGACAGGGGCAGGCCGCGTTCACCCG
The sequence above is a segment of the Streptomyces sp. NBC_01255 genome. Coding sequences within it:
- a CDS encoding amidinotransferase; translated protein: MEREQERERTRARADAIGRATARPGEEVDLSAVALNSYTEWDPLREVVVGSLSGGVFPGWQESLAHTLPESAWRNSKEEGGLPFPAAHLKAAEEELDALAEVLEGEGISVVRPDAVNHARPFRTPHWESAGGLYAGMPRDLLMVVGDAVIEAPMSWRCRYHEGDAFRTLLKSWFRRGARWMPAPRPQLTDELYQTPGGADSPDRERWAVTEFEPVFDAADFLRFGQDIVVQRSHVTNDFGIDWVRRALGPEFTVSVIETDDPHAMHIDATLAPLAPGKLLVNPERYVPHTLFEGWEILPAPAPTLPSDWPMYFCSPWVSMNVLSLDPETVVVERQEQPLIDALTAWGFRCVPVDFRHVYSFGGSFHCVTLDTVRDGGPGKYLGSTESSTR
- a CDS encoding SDR family oxidoreductase, giving the protein MGRTAPHIRVNAACPCHVLTPVQRAEYSERQLAEQAGVVPLQRLGAPEVIAPLIHCLPSPDAAFVTGPSFVIDGGETAGGLAGAR